The stretch of DNA GAAATTTCATGTATACTACCCGCATATATCCAAGTAATCTGACCATTACATAATATTGATTTCTTTTTAGGTTCATTTTCCAAGGGTAAAATTATACTTAATTCACAATTCTTCTTAACTTAAACACGGAGAACAATAAATACTAATTACAAAGCAGAAAATCAAAACTTTTTTAACCATGAATTGCTTGAGTGTTGGACTCGTGAAAAATTGGAAATATTAAAAGAACAATAGTAAGTGTTACTCAAAATATacaatgtaactaattatatggtatattaaaattaataacatgcagattattcatatactatatctCAGATTTCATTAGTCATACTAAAACTTAAAAGTAGCTGAAACCTAAAAAAGTAGTTTAAACGGTAACTGGAAACTGTGAGCTGATAAATTAACCTAAAAATATGTTTGGCAAATTAAGCGAAAGGTAActgtttttttggtaaaatgacatAATAAGTACTAcatatttaatttaatattataaatagagGATTTAAAAAAACAGGCGGCTTTCTCATGTATtactcttattttggtaaataatttatctacGAAATACTTAACAAAAAACTAAGATTAATGAAATTTTAGTCAAATAAGCTTAAGCTTATTTCTTGGAAACAAGGCCTAAGTATGAGACTTTTCATGATCTCCCAACCATCCTCatatcaaattgatttctttttgatGTTTTTCCTCGCCATGTTACTTGCTTTTGAGCCTATTGTTAGGAGTTGATCtcaaattactttttttttttaaatttataaaTTTGAATAATAGAATAAATATCTATTGGTTCATATTAATTATTAGCAATTAGACATTATAACACAAAGTACGTATATAATCCATCATCACGACTTCACGaggaataaaataaataagtaattgATTCAAAATAAATGTTAGCTTGTCATATAAGAATAAAAATTGCGAGCTCTATAATAAGAAAAAGCAAATTTGACCAAAAAGGAAATCCATCACAAGTGTCCAATTATATCGCATTTGTCTTGGATGcagcgaatataaataaagttttaggctcaaactgaattttaaatcatgTCAATCATGGGATTTAGACATGGATAAAAATAATATCAATGTTATTTAAGAAAGCTATAGAATAAACGAGTATATAACATTTAGATGGAACGAAACTATTTTATGATCACCACAAGTTGAGGCGGTTACGGTTTTGAAAACTTTTACCCGCGATAACTAGAggcatgtaatttttctattaaatgCGAGTATGAGAAGGTCTACATCCGTCATGTCCTCTCCCCCGTATGACATCCTTGCTTTTAGGAGTCGTTTTTTTATTATGTGAGACTTGGCAGAGTATTTTAGTCTGGTTAGACTTTGGGAGCATAATTCATTATCTTTTAGAAATCTTACACTAAATGTACTTCATCCTCTTCGCAATGATCGTTTGTATTGCTTTTGCACAGTCGTCAATGCGGTAgtttaaccatgattttttagacatattaatggtcaaagttataaaAATTTGATCCCTGAAAAGTAAGGTGGAAGATGTTTAAGAAGAGAAGGGAGTATATATAATGATTTTTTTTAATATGAGGtcgtgtttggtaaacaacatattgagCGAAATTAGTAAATTTCGGCGTAATTAGTAGTTTGACCAAACAATCTACTATTTTCATGTATTTGGTAAACGACGTATTTTAATAGCATATTGGTCGGAATCTACTGTTTTTGAATATGCTGCTAATAGCAGCATATTACATTAGCATATTCAATCTATTCACGAAACCATTCTAACTATCCTAAAATATGCTAATTACCCAACACCCTTTTCTAATTCTGCTAATTTGTTTGATAGTCAACCTGCTACTAAAATCTACTAACCGTATTTACTAACGTTATCTGATATCATGAATTTGCTTATGCTGTTTTCCAAATAGGGCCTAACTCATAATGGTATGCTCTACAAAGTGTGGTATGCCGATTATGTTGTTGAGGATTGAGGAACATTAACTCCGTAAGAGGATTATGTAACGGGATCTGTCTTATTATCAATCACATTGGAAAATTCGTAGTAGAAGGTGAGATAATTACAGGTTCTGAAGTCGGCAAAATGTACTtaacccgaggatagtaataactTCCTCGGATGCAAAGAATCCTTTAGTTCTTAAGCGGAGACAATAAACATTGAGGCCATTCTAAGCCATGACAATGAACAAGAGTCATGGACAGTCATCTAATCATGTTGGAATTAATATGCCGAAACCAGTATCTAATAATGGCCAGCTTTACGTTGAAGCGTCAAGAACAACGTCATCCGAGGGATTAAGGTTCTCATTGATGAAAGAGGCCAATTGAATTAAGGTCACACGAAGGACATTGTTTACAAAGAAGTTTTCACtaaatttaccaaattaggtgTCGTATTAAATTTTGCATGAACTTTCAAGGACAAGTGGTCTTAAGTATACAtagtcaaagactatttcggTTAAAAATTGAAGGTGTGTGACATAATACGATACCAAATGCGCACTACAACGTTTTCGTTACGTTTTTGTTATTGGAACTGATGATTAATCGATCCTCATCTAAATCAACCCCCAAAATTTTGTTTGGTCCCATTTTCAGCATGATTTGACTTTTttctaaatttaatatttttttgtTACTAGGCCATGGTAACGTAAACCAACGCTTTTAGCGTTGCCATAAAATTCTAACTTGGTAACCCAACGATTTTAATGATGCCATAAACTACTAACTGATGTTGGCAAAGATGATACTAATAGGTGCCCCTTGCATTCTATTTAATAAAATCACAAAtatttttgattgttgtttagagATTACTAATTCTGTTGGAATTTAGTTTGTATTTGATTTTACGAAAAGTTTATaaggagcaaatactcttaattgtagaTAGTGAAGGTAAAATTATGTTGTAAGAGATTTAACATTTTCTTTGAACACGCTAAATATATATAATCTTGACACATGTTATTTTACGTAATATTgatatatttttttaaataaaaatcgATTATGCCTGTaacaatgaaaaaactaataaataCTATAACTAAGTTACGTCACTTGATGTTATTCTATTGAATGACAAAGCTTTTATACTAAAAACACTAATATTTCATCGGTGATCAACTACACCAACCACGATTTTTTTTTCCATTAATGATTCAACATAATTGGACTTTTCTTTATCAACGTAAGAATATATTTTTTACAGATAACCTTATTGGGAGCCCACTGCATTACAagggctttccaactagttatTAAACGACAAGAGGGTTAAATTAGGGGTGCATAATCAAACActaaaatattactccctccacaCACCTATTTTCACCCTATTTGCTTTATTGCGGTCTCCAAGACGGCACTTTGATTGTATTTTTCAACgtctatatgttattttttttcttGAAAGATGTCATAAAAATAAGTGTAAATGTTTTTGTTTTATAATCTAATAATTTTTATTCTCCAACTCCCAAAAACAAATGAGGTGAAAATAGGTGTGTGGGGGGAGTATCAAAGTAGAAAGATAAACGTAACTTTCCTAAAATAAGATAGTTAATAaccgagaaaaaggaacatatatCGGATGTATTAACTCAAACTTTATAGTTTCTGAGCAtaatgtgtatttttttttgagcttattacctctaactttatttttttgtgagcatatgtgtattttttttttagcttattaaagtttataagttagattttaatttttttccgtcaaaactcaaatttaactaagctTATATGAAATGTTTTTGAGTTcatattgtaattttttgagtttaatgtttaagtgaatgaactcagaaactttatagaAAAACccacaatttttaaaataaagctcaaaaactttagggggcgtttggttagagaaagggaaagggaaaggaaatTAGAAAGGGTAAGAGGGTAAAAGGTAAGGGATTACCTAAaacttaactagttgtttggttacatcaaTAAAATGAAAGTGTGGTAggttgtggtttgttttggtgtGCGGGTGGTGTTTAGGTGGAGTGgttgtggtggtcgtggtggtggtggcggcggtggcgtggtggtggtggtggcggcagtaggttggctgtggtggtggtttatgtggggtggCTATGGTGATGGTTTTGGTGGTGGCGAtggcgtggtggtggtggtggtggcagtggggtggtggtggtggtggtgatagtggcgtcatggtggttgtggcggtggtggcgtCATGGTGATTGTGGCAGTGGTCGTGGTTTATGTggggtggcggtggtggtggtagtggtggtggtggtggtggtgatggcgtCTTGATGGTGAGTGGTAGACATCGCAAAACGGGTCAACGAGTCGGGTTTtgggtcgggccaattcgggtcgggtcagttcgggtctctcattgaattcgggttaattcgggccaggacgggtctgtttcgggtttgttgtcgggtttgttccgggtcaagcgggtcgggttgtttcgggtcgggtaattttcgggtcaatgaactatagagaaatagccatttcaagtcttttcggttcaattaaagttatattttgtctAGTCATTTTCGGttttggtggtttcggatcgggtcagttaGGGTCAAGAAaactcgggtcatgttcgggtcaattcgggttttcgggtcacattcgggtgatgtagttcaggtcacttcgggtctcgggtcagtcttttcgggtcgggttacttttgccaggtctagtgaCTGGTGTGGTGGGAGTCGCAAGTGTGGTGGTAGGTAAATATGGTGGTTGAAGGGTAACAAggataatcaatcaatcaatactatatattaaatgcagaaaccaagggacttcaatgtaattaaagaaagttatacaaattaattatactttatagttttaaatcaatagcaccgtgtgatggacccgattaagggatatcaatgcaaatattatatagtttgggttaaaattaaattatatagaagcttggtaaatttcctaaatatttataagagactaaaacatggtcaatttccttaaaataaataattaattaagatggtcaatttccttaaaataaaataattaattaagatggtcaatttcaaggagactaaaagaaagaagatacttagtaattttcctaaatatttttagaagactagaagatggtcaatttccttaaaataaaataattaattagtataaacatgcgcacttatggtattaattattatcatcataaaattatatattaaatttaaaatctatgcaattttattaaactctatagtttattagatgtatagagatgttaattatttaacatacaaaaatataataagtaggttttaaataattcaagttagattccataatatataatattgcataattcatttgatttgatttaatgcatatatgtaatatatttatataaatataattctcttaaaattgtatgcctaagtagtaaaagtagttttgtcagtaaagaaaagaattgtagtaacattggatatttatatgatagtaatcactcatttgaatagtaaaagtaacaatattatcaacgagattagtaaaagcggtagaaacaacaacgggagtagtgaaataatcaatattaatgcggcaatagtgaaagtaacaataattacggcgggagtagtgaaattatcaatattaatgcggcaatagtaacagtaacaataattacggcgagagTGGTGAAACTAACAATGATTACGGataagtagtgaaatgttatcactattgtttcattaataagggtaaaatattaatagcgagattattgaatttgtctcaaattttatttcatcgtaattttaggatatgtcatagaaaaatatattattgataaatttatgagttatgcaactttaagttattttatttaatgaaaaaacaatttaatggtaagtagaggcaGCTCGGGCGAAAGCTGGGCAACCAATACTAGTGAAATCTCATACCTTCAACGGTTCAACCACCTTGTTTCtgtcaaacaaacaccaacaaaggaaatcaataactttgtttccttttttttttttttttttattgactTTCAACTAAACACCCCCTTATTATAATGctaaaaaataatataattggTGGTATTACGTCAGTTGTATAATCAATCCACTTATACTATTAATAACCGGGGAGAAACTATTCATGAAAATATAAAAGAACCCTCTTCTCCAACAATCAGCAACCCTAATTTCCCAAATCAATTTTGAAATACTTCACTCTCACCAAACCCTAACTCGCTCTTTCTGATTCACCATGTCAGTGACTGCAGGCGTAAGCGACGCCATTATCGCTATACGAGAGAAGCTCCGAGGAAAAATCGGACAAACTAAAGTCAAGCGTTATTGGCCAGGCAAAGCACCTGATTGGGCGGACGAAGCTGAAGAAGAAGCCGATCTCCGCACTTCCTCGTCCAATCGCAACCGCGTTTCCTTCGAACAAGCTTTCCCTTCCGATGATATCAACTCCGTCGATGATCCCCGTCTCCGCCGTCTTGCCGAGACTCGCGCCATCGACCGCGATGAAATACGCGCTGATCATCGGAGAATTCGTCAGGCTGAGATAGTATCCACGGCGGAGGATGAGGCTGCGGAGGACGCGGCTGcagaggaggaggacgaggacgctGTTGAGGAGAAGCGGCGGAGGATTAGAGAGCGGTTGTTGAAGCTCCGTCGCGAGGAGGAGAGAGAGTTGCCGACTGTGGATgaagaggaggatgaggatgGCGTTGCAGCGGAGGAGGAtgaggattctgaggaggagagCGAGTACGAGACGGATTCTGAAGAGGAGGAGGCCAATCGTAGGGCAATGGCTAAGCCTGTTTTCGTTCCGAAACAGGAGAGGGAGACTATTGCGGAGCGGGAGAGGTTAGAGGCGGAGGAGCGGGCGTTGGAGGAAGCGGTGAAGCGGAAGATTGCTGAGAGGAAGGCAGAGACGAAGCAGATTGTGGTGGAGAAGATACGAGAAGATTATGAGATACAGAAGAGTTTAATTGAAAACGAGGCAGATATTGGGGATGTGGATACGGATGATGAGGCGAACGAGGCAGAGGAATATGAGAGCTGGAAAGCGAGGGAGATAGCGAGGATAAAGCGCGACAGGGAGGATAGGGATGCTATGATTAAGGAGAAAGAGGAGATTGAGAAGGTTAGGAATATGACAGAGGAGGAAAGGAGAGAGTGGGAAAGGAAGAACCCGAAATCAGGACCGAGTTCTGTGCCTAAGCAGAAATGGACGTTTATGCAGAAGTATTATCATAAGGGTGCATTCTTTCAGGATGATCCTGATGATAGTGCTGGTACCATGGGAAGTGATGAGATTTATCGGAGGGATTTCTCGGCACCAACTGGGGATGATAAACTTAATAAGACTATTTTGCCTAAGGTTATGCAGGTTAAGCACTTTGGTAGGAGTGGCAGGACTAAATGGACTCACCTTGTTAATGAGGATACCACTGATTGGACAACTCCGTAAGtgtctttctctttttttttttttttttttttttttttttttggtttctcgtcgttgttttgtggttgttgattgTTTGCTTGATTGATTGTGTACTAGATTTTGTTCTGTTTCTAAATAAGCTTGTTAAAAATGTTGGTTCTTACAAGTGAGAAATATATGTTTGTCATCGTTACATAACTTATGAGTTTATGTGTCAACAATGATGGTGAAGCTTCTAGCAATGCCATGACTGAGCGTTTACTGTTGCAGATCAGTAATTATAATTCAAATTACTCTTGGGAACTCAGTTTTTCATTGATACCGGGTATTACATAGGAAAGATTTGTAATTTGTAGCAACATGTATCATTAGCTTGTAAACAATTCTTCCTAAGCTTTTGAAAGCAATGGTTCTCTCTGATTGAGATCAAATCAATTGAGACACAGATTTGATTTGATATTTTACTTGGTTTTCTTCATCAACATAATTTAGGTAGTTGTAGCTTTATGAAAAGATTGCTTGCAAGACAAAACCTGCTAAAGACAGCACCCATCAGTTAATTATCCTGATTTTGCATCGATGTGTCGTTAAAGCCAACTGGTGACGAGTATCTGAGAAATTTTAGCCAAACATAAAACAGAGATTAATCTTATATAGTTAGATTCATACTCCAATATAACAAGGTCTTTAAGTTCAGTTAGTCTTTTGTAAGACTGTGTTTTATAGGTTAATTTCATCATGGTTTTTCATAAATTGTGATGATTTGCTAAATGTTATGTGGGTATGATGATTTTGTTCAAAAGAATCTTGATTTATATAACTAAATTATGTTGGTGTTTGATGATTATAAGGCACGTACCTTGGAATTGTTTGATTAAGTTTGCGTCTTTTTGTGAAATAGCTGGATTAGTGTGATTTTTAATGCTTGTTGCTATGATGGTTGCTCTTTTTCTGGTTAGATGATGAGTAGAATTTGGAAATGGGGATTAATTGGGGTTTTGATGATGGTGCTAATTGATTCAATTGTGTTGTCTGTTTTAATGTCATTAATCTGGTTCTATGTTACTCCAACTCGACTGCACGGACGTGACACGTTGGATACAGTTATTTTCTGTGAAGTTTTCAGTTTTTTGGTCTGAAACGAACTGTCGAGTGCTGTGTCCTGTCGTGTGTGGCAAGTCAAGTATCGGCA from Silene latifolia isolate original U9 population chromosome 10, ASM4854445v1, whole genome shotgun sequence encodes:
- the LOC141605977 gene encoding uncharacterized protein LOC141605977 codes for the protein MSVTAGVSDAIIAIREKLRGKIGQTKVKRYWPGKAPDWADEAEEEADLRTSSSNRNRVSFEQAFPSDDINSVDDPRLRRLAETRAIDRDEIRADHRRIRQAEIVSTAEDEAAEDAAAEEEDEDAVEEKRRRIRERLLKLRREEERELPTVDEEEDEDGVAAEEDEDSEEESEYETDSEEEEANRRAMAKPVFVPKQERETIAERERLEAEERALEEAVKRKIAERKAETKQIVVEKIREDYEIQKSLIENEADIGDVDTDDEANEAEEYESWKAREIARIKRDREDRDAMIKEKEEIEKVRNMTEEERREWERKNPKSGPSSVPKQKWTFMQKYYHKGAFFQDDPDDSAGTMGSDEIYRRDFSAPTGDDKLNKTILPKVMQVKHFGRSGRTKWTHLVNEDTTDWTTPWANNDPLRSKYNAKMAGMNRPIAKPKGSKKLKDWEKP